In Salmo salar chromosome ssa03, Ssal_v3.1, whole genome shotgun sequence, a single genomic region encodes these proteins:
- the LOC106600329 gene encoding DDB1- and CUL4-associated factor 8 isoform X2 — MAEADDGSEEPDPGEDQRGEGDASAATEGHSGSQAALREAGEEAKDKPMPDAKVARVPGEEEEEEDTDSMDGSGLYSLTEEGERESEGGRRERVNERDAGKRAARKRNRPSGGTAHHSSSSDEDDDDEEEEEDQEEEEDEQAMDAWLGAELRDLSGPSWRAVPSLKSREIGRDSHQFVRRVCGARGLVQRLELQGRLERHTGCVNTLHFNPSGTRLASGSDDLRVVVWDWARRRAELEFDSGHKSNVFQAKFLPHSGDSTLAMCARDGQIRVAELSATQRCKNTKRVAQHKGAAHKLALEPDSPCSFLSAGEDAIVFAIDLRLDRPANKLVVVKEGDKKVGLYTIFVNPVNTHHFAVGGRDQYVRIYDQRKINENENNGVLKKFCPSHLVSSESKTNITCLVYSHDGTELLTSYNDEDIYLFDSSHSDGADYRRRYKGHRNNATVKGVNFYGPSSEFVISGSDCGHIYLWDKVSARIVQFMEGDRGGVVNCLEPHPHLPGLATSGLDHDVKLWSPTAENLTGLKGLKDVMKKNKRERDEDSVRHGDQYDTQLLWFLMRHMRNRRPQRTRREGAEGDTDESWSSPDSSDEEDGGPDHVQCMSS; from the exons ATGGCAGAGGCAGATG ATGGGTCCGAGGAGCCAGATCCAGGAGAAGACCAGCGAGGGGAGGGAGATGCTTCCGCAGCCACAGAGGGACACTCTGGCTCTCAAGCAG CTCTCAGAGAGGCAGGAGAAGAGGCTAAGGACAAGCCAATGCCAGATGCTAAGGTTGCAAGGgtgcctggagaggaggaggaggaggaggacacagacaGCATGGACGGCAGTGGCCTCTACTCCCTGACCGAGgaaggggagcgagagagcgagggaggtagaagagagagagtgaatgagagagatgCAGGAAAGCGGGCCGCCAGAAAGAGGAACCGCCCGAGTGGTGGCACCGCCCACCACTCATCCAGCTCTGACGAGGATGACGAtgacgaggaagaggaggaagatcaagaggaggaagaggacgagcAGGCCATGGACGCGTGGTTGGGGGCGGAGCTGCGTGACCTCAGCGGGCCGTCATGGCGGGCGGTGCCCTCCCTGAAGTCGAGGGAGATTGGCCGGGACTCGCACCAGTTTGTGAGGCGTGTGTGTGGTGCACGAGGCTTGGTCCAGAGGCTGGAGCTCCAGGGGCGCCTGGAGAGACACACTGGCTGTGTGAACACCCTGCACTTCAACCCTTCAGGCACACGCCTGGCCTCCGGCAGCGATGACCTGCGGGTGGTAGTGTGGGACTGGGCACGTCGCCGTGCTGAGCTCGAGTTTGACAGCGGGCATAAGAGCAACGTCTTTCAG GCAAAGTTCCTGCCACACAGTGGAGACTCCACCCTGGCCATGTGTGCCCGGGACGGTCAGATCAGAGTGGCTGAGCTCTCTGCCACTCAGCGCTGCAAGAACACCAAGAGAGTGGCTCAGCATAAAGGGGCAGCACACAAG ctgGCCCTGGAGCCAGACTCTCCCTGCTCCTTCCTGTCGGCTGGGGAGGACGCCATAGTGTTTGCCATCGACCTGCGTCTCGACCGGCCTGCCAA TAAACTGGTGGTGGTGAAGGAGGGGGATAAGAAAGTGGGGTTGTACACCATATTTGTGAACCCTGTCAACACACACCACTTTGCTGTGGGTGGGAGAGATCAGTATGTTCG GATCTATGACCAGAGGAAGATTAATGAGAATGAAAATAATGGCGTACTGAAGAAGTTCTGTCCATCTCACCTGGTATCCAGCGAGTCCAAAACTAACATTACCTGCTTAGTGTACAGTCATGATGGCACAG AGCTCCTGACTAGTTACAACGATGAGGATATCTACTTGTTTGACTCCAGCCACAGTGACGGTGCAGACTACCGCAGGAGATACAAGGGCCATCGCAACAACGCTACAG TGAAAGGGGTGAACTTCTATGGCCCTAGCAGTGAGTTTGTGATCAGTGGCAGTGACTGTGGACACATCTACCTGTGGGACAAGGTCTCCGCTCGCATTGTCCAGTTCATGGAGGGAGACCGAGGAGGAGtg GTCAACTGCCTGGAGCCCCACCCTCACCTCCCAGGTCTGGCCACCAGTGGTCTGGATCATGACGTTAAACTGTGGTCCCCCACTGCCGAGAATCTCACAGGGCTCAAGGGCCTCAAAGAC GTGATGAAGAAGAACAAGCGTGAGCGTGATGAGGACAGTGTTCGCCATGGAGACCAGTACGACACACAGCTCCTGTGGTTCCTCATGAGGCACATGAGAAACAGACGGCCCCAGAGG ACACGTCGCGAGGGTGCAGAGGGAGACACTGATGAATCGTGGAGCTCTCCAGATTCCTCTGATGAAGAGGATGGAGGGCCAGACCACGTCCAGTGCATGTCCTCTTGA
- the LOC106600329 gene encoding DDB1- and CUL4-associated factor 8 isoform X1: MAEADGKSSVLNDGSEEPDPGEDQRGEGDASAATEGHSGSQAALREAGEEAKDKPMPDAKVARVPGEEEEEEDTDSMDGSGLYSLTEEGERESEGGRRERVNERDAGKRAARKRNRPSGGTAHHSSSSDEDDDDEEEEEDQEEEEDEQAMDAWLGAELRDLSGPSWRAVPSLKSREIGRDSHQFVRRVCGARGLVQRLELQGRLERHTGCVNTLHFNPSGTRLASGSDDLRVVVWDWARRRAELEFDSGHKSNVFQAKFLPHSGDSTLAMCARDGQIRVAELSATQRCKNTKRVAQHKGAAHKLALEPDSPCSFLSAGEDAIVFAIDLRLDRPANKLVVVKEGDKKVGLYTIFVNPVNTHHFAVGGRDQYVRIYDQRKINENENNGVLKKFCPSHLVSSESKTNITCLVYSHDGTELLTSYNDEDIYLFDSSHSDGADYRRRYKGHRNNATVKGVNFYGPSSEFVISGSDCGHIYLWDKVSARIVQFMEGDRGGVVNCLEPHPHLPGLATSGLDHDVKLWSPTAENLTGLKGLKDVMKKNKRERDEDSVRHGDQYDTQLLWFLMRHMRNRRPQRTRREGAEGDTDESWSSPDSSDEEDGGPDHVQCMSS; this comes from the exons ATGGCAGAGGCAGATGGTAAATCCAGTGTGCTTAACG ATGGGTCCGAGGAGCCAGATCCAGGAGAAGACCAGCGAGGGGAGGGAGATGCTTCCGCAGCCACAGAGGGACACTCTGGCTCTCAAGCAG CTCTCAGAGAGGCAGGAGAAGAGGCTAAGGACAAGCCAATGCCAGATGCTAAGGTTGCAAGGgtgcctggagaggaggaggaggaggaggacacagacaGCATGGACGGCAGTGGCCTCTACTCCCTGACCGAGgaaggggagcgagagagcgagggaggtagaagagagagagtgaatgagagagatgCAGGAAAGCGGGCCGCCAGAAAGAGGAACCGCCCGAGTGGTGGCACCGCCCACCACTCATCCAGCTCTGACGAGGATGACGAtgacgaggaagaggaggaagatcaagaggaggaagaggacgagcAGGCCATGGACGCGTGGTTGGGGGCGGAGCTGCGTGACCTCAGCGGGCCGTCATGGCGGGCGGTGCCCTCCCTGAAGTCGAGGGAGATTGGCCGGGACTCGCACCAGTTTGTGAGGCGTGTGTGTGGTGCACGAGGCTTGGTCCAGAGGCTGGAGCTCCAGGGGCGCCTGGAGAGACACACTGGCTGTGTGAACACCCTGCACTTCAACCCTTCAGGCACACGCCTGGCCTCCGGCAGCGATGACCTGCGGGTGGTAGTGTGGGACTGGGCACGTCGCCGTGCTGAGCTCGAGTTTGACAGCGGGCATAAGAGCAACGTCTTTCAG GCAAAGTTCCTGCCACACAGTGGAGACTCCACCCTGGCCATGTGTGCCCGGGACGGTCAGATCAGAGTGGCTGAGCTCTCTGCCACTCAGCGCTGCAAGAACACCAAGAGAGTGGCTCAGCATAAAGGGGCAGCACACAAG ctgGCCCTGGAGCCAGACTCTCCCTGCTCCTTCCTGTCGGCTGGGGAGGACGCCATAGTGTTTGCCATCGACCTGCGTCTCGACCGGCCTGCCAA TAAACTGGTGGTGGTGAAGGAGGGGGATAAGAAAGTGGGGTTGTACACCATATTTGTGAACCCTGTCAACACACACCACTTTGCTGTGGGTGGGAGAGATCAGTATGTTCG GATCTATGACCAGAGGAAGATTAATGAGAATGAAAATAATGGCGTACTGAAGAAGTTCTGTCCATCTCACCTGGTATCCAGCGAGTCCAAAACTAACATTACCTGCTTAGTGTACAGTCATGATGGCACAG AGCTCCTGACTAGTTACAACGATGAGGATATCTACTTGTTTGACTCCAGCCACAGTGACGGTGCAGACTACCGCAGGAGATACAAGGGCCATCGCAACAACGCTACAG TGAAAGGGGTGAACTTCTATGGCCCTAGCAGTGAGTTTGTGATCAGTGGCAGTGACTGTGGACACATCTACCTGTGGGACAAGGTCTCCGCTCGCATTGTCCAGTTCATGGAGGGAGACCGAGGAGGAGtg GTCAACTGCCTGGAGCCCCACCCTCACCTCCCAGGTCTGGCCACCAGTGGTCTGGATCATGACGTTAAACTGTGGTCCCCCACTGCCGAGAATCTCACAGGGCTCAAGGGCCTCAAAGAC GTGATGAAGAAGAACAAGCGTGAGCGTGATGAGGACAGTGTTCGCCATGGAGACCAGTACGACACACAGCTCCTGTGGTTCCTCATGAGGCACATGAGAAACAGACGGCCCCAGAGG ACACGTCGCGAGGGTGCAGAGGGAGACACTGATGAATCGTGGAGCTCTCCAGATTCCTCTGATGAAGAGGATGGAGGGCCAGACCACGTCCAGTGCATGTCCTCTTGA